A DNA window from Leopardus geoffroyi isolate Oge1 chromosome A1, O.geoffroyi_Oge1_pat1.0, whole genome shotgun sequence contains the following coding sequences:
- the FAF2 gene encoding FAS-associated factor 2 isoform X1 — protein sequence MAAPEERDLTQEQTEKLLQFQDLTGIESMDQCRHTLEQHNWNIEAAVQDRLNEQEGVPSVFNPPPSRPLQVNTADHRIYSYVVSRPQPRGLLGWGYYLIMLPFRFTYYTILDIFRFALRFIRPDPRSRVTDPVGDIVSFMHSFEEKYGRAHPVFYQGTYSQALNDAKRELRFLLVYLHGDDHQDSDEFCRNTLCAPEVISLINTRMLFWACSTNKPEGYRVSQALRENTYPFLAMIMLKDRRMTVVGRLEGLIQPDDLINQLTFIMDANQTYLVSERLEREERNQTQVLRQQQDEAYLASLRADQEKERKKREERERKRRKEEEVQQQKLAEERRRRNLQEEKERKLECLPPEPSPDDPESVKIIFKLPNDSRVERRFHFSQSLTVIHDFLFSLKESPEKFQIEANFPRRVLPCIPSEEWPNPPTLQEAGLSHTEVLFVQDLTDE from the exons gaTCTGACTGGCATAGAATCTATGGATCAATGTCGCCATACCTTGGAACAGCATAACTGGAACATAGAG gctGCTGTACAGGACCGATTGAATGAACAAGAGGGTGTACCAAGTGTTTTCAACCCACCTCCATCCCGACCCTTGCAAGTTAATACAGCTGACCACAGGATCTACAGCTATGTTGTCTCAAGACCACAACCAAGG GGGCTGCTTGGATGGGGTTATTACTTGATAATGCTTCCATTCCGGTTTACCTATTACACAATACTTGATATATTTAG GTTTGCTCTTCGTTTTATACGGCCTGACCCTCGCAGCCGGGTCACTGACCCCGTTGGGGACATTGTTTCATTTATGCACTCTTTTGAAGAGAAATATGGGAGGGCACACCCTGTCTTCTACCAGGGAACGTACAGCCAG GCACTTAATGATGCCAAGCGAGAACTTcgctttcttttggtttatctTCATGGAGATGATCACCAGGACTCTGATGAGTTCTGTCG CAACACACTCTGTGCACCTGAAGTTATTTCCCTAATAAACACTAGGATGCTCTTCTGGGCATGCTCCACAAATAAACCTGAGGGATACAGGG TGTCACAGGCTTTACGAGAGAACACCTATCCATTCCTGGCCATGATTATGCTGAAGGATCGGAGGATGACTGTGGTGGGACGGCTAGAAGGCCTCATTCAGCCCGATGACCTTATTAACCAGTTGACGTTTATCATGGATGCAAACCAGACTTACCTGGTGTCAGAACGCCTTGAACG GGAAGAACGAAACCAGACCCAGGTGCTGAGACAACAGCAGGATGAGGCCTACCTGGCCTCTCTCAGGGCTgaccaggagaaagaaagaaagaaacgggaGGAGCGGGAACGGAAACGACGGAAGGAAGAGGAAGTACAACAACAAAAGTTGGCAGAGGAGAGACGTCGGCGG AATTtacaagaggaaaaggaaaggaagttggAGTGCCTGCCCCCGGAGCCTTCCCCTGATGACCCTGAGAGTGTCAAGATCATTTTCAAATTACCCAATGATTCTCGAGTAGAGAGACGATTCCACTTCTCACAGTCTCTAACA GTAATCCACGACTTCTTATTCTCCTTGAAAGAAAGCCCAGAAAAGTTTCAGATTGAAGCCAACTTTCCCCGGCGGGTGCTGCCCTGCATCCCTTCAGAGGAGTGGCCCAACCCCCCCACGCTGCAGGAGGCCGGACTCAGCCACACAGAGGTTCTCTTTGTTCAGGACCTTACAgatgaatga
- the FAF2 gene encoding FAS-associated factor 2 isoform X2 encodes MDQCRHTLEQHNWNIEAAVQDRLNEQEGVPSVFNPPPSRPLQVNTADHRIYSYVVSRPQPRGLLGWGYYLIMLPFRFTYYTILDIFRFALRFIRPDPRSRVTDPVGDIVSFMHSFEEKYGRAHPVFYQGTYSQALNDAKRELRFLLVYLHGDDHQDSDEFCRNTLCAPEVISLINTRMLFWACSTNKPEGYRVSQALRENTYPFLAMIMLKDRRMTVVGRLEGLIQPDDLINQLTFIMDANQTYLVSERLEREERNQTQVLRQQQDEAYLASLRADQEKERKKREERERKRRKEEEVQQQKLAEERRRRNLQEEKERKLECLPPEPSPDDPESVKIIFKLPNDSRVERRFHFSQSLTVIHDFLFSLKESPEKFQIEANFPRRVLPCIPSEEWPNPPTLQEAGLSHTEVLFVQDLTDE; translated from the exons ATGGATCAATGTCGCCATACCTTGGAACAGCATAACTGGAACATAGAG gctGCTGTACAGGACCGATTGAATGAACAAGAGGGTGTACCAAGTGTTTTCAACCCACCTCCATCCCGACCCTTGCAAGTTAATACAGCTGACCACAGGATCTACAGCTATGTTGTCTCAAGACCACAACCAAGG GGGCTGCTTGGATGGGGTTATTACTTGATAATGCTTCCATTCCGGTTTACCTATTACACAATACTTGATATATTTAG GTTTGCTCTTCGTTTTATACGGCCTGACCCTCGCAGCCGGGTCACTGACCCCGTTGGGGACATTGTTTCATTTATGCACTCTTTTGAAGAGAAATATGGGAGGGCACACCCTGTCTTCTACCAGGGAACGTACAGCCAG GCACTTAATGATGCCAAGCGAGAACTTcgctttcttttggtttatctTCATGGAGATGATCACCAGGACTCTGATGAGTTCTGTCG CAACACACTCTGTGCACCTGAAGTTATTTCCCTAATAAACACTAGGATGCTCTTCTGGGCATGCTCCACAAATAAACCTGAGGGATACAGGG TGTCACAGGCTTTACGAGAGAACACCTATCCATTCCTGGCCATGATTATGCTGAAGGATCGGAGGATGACTGTGGTGGGACGGCTAGAAGGCCTCATTCAGCCCGATGACCTTATTAACCAGTTGACGTTTATCATGGATGCAAACCAGACTTACCTGGTGTCAGAACGCCTTGAACG GGAAGAACGAAACCAGACCCAGGTGCTGAGACAACAGCAGGATGAGGCCTACCTGGCCTCTCTCAGGGCTgaccaggagaaagaaagaaagaaacgggaGGAGCGGGAACGGAAACGACGGAAGGAAGAGGAAGTACAACAACAAAAGTTGGCAGAGGAGAGACGTCGGCGG AATTtacaagaggaaaaggaaaggaagttggAGTGCCTGCCCCCGGAGCCTTCCCCTGATGACCCTGAGAGTGTCAAGATCATTTTCAAATTACCCAATGATTCTCGAGTAGAGAGACGATTCCACTTCTCACAGTCTCTAACA GTAATCCACGACTTCTTATTCTCCTTGAAAGAAAGCCCAGAAAAGTTTCAGATTGAAGCCAACTTTCCCCGGCGGGTGCTGCCCTGCATCCCTTCAGAGGAGTGGCCCAACCCCCCCACGCTGCAGGAGGCCGGACTCAGCCACACAGAGGTTCTCTTTGTTCAGGACCTTACAgatgaatga